The following are from one region of the Streptomyces tuirus genome:
- the purU gene encoding formyltetrahydrofolate deformylase codes for MNEQSSSAAVPADQYVLTLSCPDRKGIVHAVSSYLFMTGCNIEDSQQFGDHDTGLFFMRVHFSADAPVTVEKLRASFAAIGDSFQMDWQINRADQKMRILLMVSKFGHCLNDLLFRARTGALPVEIAGVVSNHTDFAELVKSYNIPFHHIPVTKDTKSEAEGRLLDIVREEGVELVVLARYMQVLSDDLCKALSGRIINIHHSFLPSFKGAKPYHQAHARGVKLIGATAHYVTADLDEGPIIEQEVERVGHDVTPEGLVAIGRDVECQALARAVKWHAERRILLNGRRTVIFA; via the coding sequence ATGAACGAGCAGTCCTCCAGCGCCGCGGTCCCGGCCGATCAGTACGTCCTCACCCTTTCCTGCCCGGACAGGAAGGGCATCGTGCACGCCGTGTCGAGCTATCTGTTCATGACCGGGTGCAACATCGAGGACAGCCAGCAGTTCGGCGACCACGACACGGGACTGTTCTTCATGCGGGTCCACTTCTCCGCGGACGCCCCGGTGACCGTGGAGAAGCTGCGGGCCAGCTTCGCGGCGATCGGTGACTCGTTCCAGATGGACTGGCAGATCAACCGGGCCGACCAGAAGATGCGCATCCTGCTCATGGTCAGCAAGTTCGGGCACTGCCTGAACGACCTGCTGTTCCGGGCGCGGACCGGGGCGCTGCCGGTGGAGATCGCCGGAGTGGTGTCGAACCATACGGACTTCGCCGAGCTGGTGAAGTCGTACAACATTCCCTTCCACCACATTCCGGTCACGAAGGACACCAAGTCCGAGGCCGAGGGGCGGCTGCTCGACATCGTGCGCGAGGAGGGCGTCGAACTGGTCGTGCTCGCCCGGTACATGCAGGTGCTGTCGGACGACCTCTGCAAGGCGCTCTCCGGGCGGATCATCAATATCCACCATTCGTTCCTGCCGAGCTTCAAGGGTGCGAAGCCGTACCACCAGGCGCACGCCCGGGGTGTGAAGCTGATCGGTGCGACCGCTCACTACGTGACGGCTGATCTTGACGAGGGGCCGATCATCGAGCAGGAGGTCGAGCGGGTCGGGCACGATGTGACGCCGGAGGGGCTTGTTGCGATCGGGCGGGACGTGGAGTGCCAGGCGCTGGCGCGGGCGGTCAAGTGGCATGCCGAGCGGCGGATTCTGCTCAATGGGCGGCGGACTGTGATTTTCGCCTGA
- a CDS encoding transcriptional regulator: MAARPLVARQPNERLQALIQEAGCSNAGLARRVNMCGAEHSLDLRYDKTSVARWLRGQQPRGRAPAIIAEALGRKLGRTVTIDEIGMANGKNLASGVGLQFSPTVLGAIEQVCELWRSDVGRRDFLSGSSVAASALVEPSRDWLISSPDSQVSRSAGPRVGQSDVQAVQAMTQALVELDHQYGSGHVRPVVVHYLNSVVSGLLAGSYREAVGRDLFAAVARLTELAGYMAVDTGQPGLAQRYYIQALRLAQAAGDRGYGGYVLAASMSHLAAQLGNPREIAQLARAAQEGARGRVSPRAESMFLAAEARGHALMGDVRAAQSSAGRAVSALEAADPAAGDDPVWIAHFDEAYLADELAHCHRDLGQAEAAARCAQESLAGHPETRARRRAIGYVLLATAQVQQRDIEEACATGMKAVELLEGLRSNRGAEYLEDFQQRLEPYRDEAVVREFGARLDLQAAA, encoded by the coding sequence ATGGCCGCAAGGCCGCTCGTCGCCCGGCAGCCGAACGAACGGCTCCAGGCGCTCATCCAGGAAGCCGGATGCTCCAACGCCGGCCTGGCCCGCCGGGTCAACATGTGCGGTGCCGAGCACAGTCTCGACCTGCGCTACGACAAGACCTCGGTGGCGCGGTGGCTGCGCGGACAGCAGCCACGGGGCCGGGCGCCGGCGATCATCGCCGAGGCCCTGGGCCGCAAACTCGGCCGTACGGTCACGATCGACGAGATCGGCATGGCCAACGGCAAGAACCTCGCCTCTGGCGTGGGCCTGCAGTTCTCGCCGACCGTGCTGGGGGCCATCGAGCAGGTCTGCGAGCTGTGGCGCAGCGACGTGGGGCGGCGGGACTTCCTGTCCGGCTCCTCCGTCGCCGCGTCCGCACTGGTCGAGCCCAGCCGCGACTGGCTGATCTCCTCGCCCGACTCGCAGGTCTCGCGCTCGGCGGGGCCGCGGGTGGGGCAGTCCGACGTGCAGGCGGTCCAGGCCATGACGCAGGCGCTGGTGGAGCTCGACCACCAGTACGGCAGCGGGCATGTGCGGCCGGTCGTCGTGCACTACCTCAACAGTGTGGTCTCGGGGCTGCTGGCGGGCTCCTACCGGGAGGCGGTCGGGCGGGACCTGTTCGCCGCGGTGGCCCGGCTGACCGAGCTCGCCGGGTACATGGCCGTCGACACGGGGCAACCCGGCCTGGCCCAGCGCTACTACATCCAGGCGCTGCGCCTGGCGCAGGCCGCCGGGGACCGCGGCTACGGCGGGTACGTCCTCGCCGCGTCCATGAGCCATCTCGCCGCGCAGCTCGGAAACCCGCGGGAGATCGCGCAGTTGGCGCGGGCGGCGCAGGAAGGGGCGCGGGGGCGCGTGTCGCCGCGGGCGGAGTCGATGTTCCTGGCGGCGGAGGCGCGCGGGCACGCCCTCATGGGCGACGTGCGCGCCGCCCAGTCCTCGGCGGGGCGCGCGGTGAGCGCCCTGGAGGCGGCCGACCCGGCCGCCGGGGACGACCCGGTGTGGATCGCGCACTTCGACGAGGCCTATCTGGCCGACGAGTTGGCGCACTGCCACCGCGATCTCGGGCAGGCCGAGGCGGCGGCCCGGTGTGCGCAGGAGTCGCTGGCCGGGCACCCCGAGACGCGGGCGCGCCGCCGGGCCATCGGATATGTGCTCTTGGCCACGGCGCAGGTGCAGCAGCGCGACATCGAAGAGGCGTGCGCCACAGGCATGAAGGCGGTGGAACTGCTGGAGGGACTGCGCTCCAACCGGGGCGCCGAGTACCTGGAGGACTTCCAGCAGCGGCTGGAGCCGTACCGGGACGAGGCGGTGGTAAGGGAGTTCGGGGCGCGGCTCGACCTGCAGGCGGCGGCGTGA
- a CDS encoding transporter has product MSAPAITPVFVRLKLSLLRNGLRQSGGRKAAYITSAVFALLVAALQLIGLIALRGHAHAESVVVPAVAVLGLGWAVMPLFFPSGDETLDPTRLVMLPLRPRPLVRALLTASLVGIGPLFTLCLLVGSVAAVARGGAAFAVAVVAVVLALLVCVALARTVAAANVRLLTSRKGRDLAVLSGLVIAIGAQIVNFGAQRLGASGLGELDPAAEVLQWVPPASAIGAVHAVSEGSYGVAVAQLALSAGALAALLALWSRHLTRLMTSPDGSTLPSAESAAKERSSTGLARLLPAGRTGTVMDRSLRYIWRDPKTKAAWVTSLAIGLIVPVFNAWQGTGSVYFACFAAGMLGIQMYNQFGQDTSAFWMVATTISSARDAYVELRARAYALLLITLPYATLVTVLTTAMLGDWRRLPEALGLSFALLGAMLATGAWTSARFPYSIPQEGYKNVAPGQTGLAWISIFGGMMAAALLCAPVIALTIWLNVSAEGDDWTWLLLPAGTAYGAALTAAGLKLAAPPTARRLPEILAAVSKG; this is encoded by the coding sequence GTGAGCGCCCCCGCGATCACCCCGGTCTTCGTACGGCTGAAGCTGTCGCTGCTGCGCAACGGGCTGCGGCAGTCCGGCGGGCGGAAGGCCGCCTACATCACCTCGGCCGTCTTCGCCCTGCTGGTCGCCGCGCTCCAGCTGATCGGCCTGATCGCGCTGCGCGGGCACGCGCACGCCGAGTCGGTGGTCGTGCCGGCGGTGGCGGTGCTGGGGCTCGGCTGGGCGGTGATGCCGCTGTTCTTCCCCAGCGGTGACGAGACCCTCGACCCGACGCGGCTGGTGATGCTGCCGCTGCGGCCCCGGCCGCTGGTGCGGGCGCTGCTCACGGCCTCGCTGGTGGGCATCGGGCCGCTGTTCACGCTGTGCCTGCTGGTCGGGTCCGTGGCCGCGGTGGCACGGGGCGGGGCGGCGTTCGCCGTCGCTGTCGTCGCCGTCGTCCTCGCGCTGCTGGTGTGCGTGGCCCTCGCGCGGACCGTCGCCGCCGCCAACGTACGGCTGCTGACCAGCCGCAAGGGGCGGGACCTCGCGGTGCTCAGCGGGCTCGTCATCGCCATCGGGGCGCAGATCGTCAACTTCGGCGCGCAGCGGCTCGGGGCGTCCGGGCTGGGCGAGCTCGACCCGGCGGCCGAGGTGCTCCAGTGGGTGCCGCCCGCGTCGGCGATCGGGGCCGTGCACGCGGTGAGCGAGGGCTCCTACGGCGTCGCCGTCGCGCAACTGGCGCTGAGCGCGGGTGCGCTGGCGGCACTGCTCGCGCTCTGGTCGCGGCATCTGACCCGGCTGATGACCTCGCCCGACGGCTCCACCCTGCCGAGCGCCGAGTCGGCCGCGAAGGAGCGCTCGTCGACCGGGCTCGCGCGGCTGCTGCCGGCCGGCCGTACGGGCACGGTCATGGACCGCAGCCTGCGGTACATCTGGCGCGACCCGAAGACCAAGGCCGCGTGGGTGACGTCGCTGGCCATCGGGCTGATCGTGCCGGTGTTCAACGCCTGGCAGGGCACCGGTTCGGTGTACTTCGCGTGCTTCGCCGCCGGGATGCTCGGCATCCAGATGTACAACCAGTTCGGGCAGGACACCTCGGCGTTCTGGATGGTCGCGACGACGATCTCCTCGGCCCGTGACGCCTACGTCGAACTGCGCGCGCGGGCGTACGCCCTGCTGCTGATCACCCTGCCGTACGCCACGCTCGTGACGGTCCTGACGACGGCCATGCTGGGCGACTGGCGGCGGCTGCCCGAGGCGCTGGGGCTGTCCTTCGCGCTGCTCGGCGCGATGCTCGCGACCGGGGCGTGGACGTCCGCCCGCTTCCCCTACTCCATCCCGCAGGAGGGCTACAAGAACGTCGCCCCCGGGCAGACCGGGCTCGCCTGGATCTCCATCTTCGGCGGGATGATGGCGGCCGCCCTGCTCTGCGCGCCCGTCATCGCGCTCACGATCTGGCTGAACGTGAGCGCGGAGGGCGACGACTGGACGTGGCTGCTGCTGCCGGCGGGCACGGCCTACGGGGCGGCGCTCACGGCGGCGGGGCTGAAACTGGCCGCACCGCCGACGGCCCGGCGGCTGCCGGAGATCCTGGCGGCGGTCAGCAAGGGGTGA
- a CDS encoding zf-HC2 domain-containing protein, producing MNGPDRFEAYDGDEGENDHEGKGNTRDESGIRDDGGEGGRGAGPPGDATERGRPPRIPMPRASVEDSGLPLPAPAGSGATPPPPAPPVFEHPVLKALLGAWALAACSAEEATAVEEHLGACGSCADEARRLREAVGLLQRPETLDLDPGLRTRVLDTCLERRPPRIPVPDWAAAYDAETARLDALLQDFGDAEWHAPVRLRWFRSDGSTSRRTTVAGVIAHLLSVDGLVAIALGLDDPLGDVPSRRPTPAARTEALWRASHFPPTRFVRAPWREQSHSLVRTVSFTGGGAGKMPVSYGDFELPLHDAMLDRAFECWVHAEDIADAVDYPYDPPSPRHLHRMIDLAARMLPTALAHRRRAGLASPAHHRHLVAAGEPGRSLRLEIEGSGGGEWLIPLDSPAAKGSAEHEVAHVALDGVEFCRLAAGHVPPQEAAAGQVGDREAIRDVLFAAASLSRM from the coding sequence GTGAACGGCCCGGACCGGTTCGAGGCGTACGACGGCGACGAGGGGGAGAACGACCACGAGGGGAAGGGCAACACCCGGGACGAAAGCGGCATTCGCGATGACGGCGGCGAGGGTGGGCGCGGTGCCGGCCCGCCCGGTGACGCCACGGAGCGCGGGCGTCCGCCGCGGATACCCATGCCCCGGGCCTCCGTCGAGGACAGCGGACTGCCGCTGCCCGCGCCGGCCGGCTCCGGCGCCACCCCGCCGCCGCCCGCCCCGCCCGTCTTCGAGCACCCCGTGCTGAAGGCCCTGCTCGGCGCCTGGGCGCTGGCCGCGTGCTCGGCCGAGGAGGCCACGGCCGTCGAGGAGCACCTCGGCGCGTGCGGCTCCTGCGCCGACGAGGCCCGGCGGCTGCGCGAGGCGGTCGGTCTGCTGCAACGCCCCGAGACCCTCGACCTGGACCCGGGGCTGCGCACCCGCGTCCTGGACACCTGCCTGGAGCGGCGCCCGCCACGCATCCCGGTACCGGACTGGGCCGCCGCCTATGACGCCGAGACCGCGCGCCTGGACGCCCTGCTGCAGGACTTCGGCGACGCCGAGTGGCACGCGCCGGTACGGCTGCGCTGGTTCCGGTCCGACGGGTCGACGAGCCGCCGCACCACCGTCGCCGGGGTCATCGCCCACCTGCTCAGCGTCGACGGCCTGGTCGCGATCGCGCTCGGCCTGGACGACCCGCTGGGCGACGTCCCGTCCCGGCGGCCGACGCCGGCGGCCCGCACCGAGGCCCTCTGGCGCGCCTCCCACTTCCCGCCGACCCGGTTCGTCCGCGCGCCCTGGCGCGAGCAGAGCCACAGCCTCGTGCGCACGGTGTCCTTCACGGGCGGCGGCGCCGGGAAGATGCCGGTGTCGTACGGCGACTTCGAGCTGCCCCTGCACGACGCGATGCTCGACCGCGCCTTCGAGTGCTGGGTGCACGCGGAGGACATCGCCGACGCGGTCGACTACCCCTACGACCCGCCCTCGCCACGCCATCTGCACCGCATGATCGACCTGGCGGCCCGGATGCTGCCGACGGCCCTGGCCCACCGCCGCCGCGCCGGCCTCGCCTCCCCCGCCCACCACCGGCATCTGGTCGCGGCGGGCGAACCGGGCCGCAGCCTCCGGCTGGAGATCGAGGGCTCGGGCGGCGGCGAGTGGCTGATCCCGCTGGACTCCCCCGCGGCGAAGGGCTCCGCCGAGCACGAGGTGGCCCACGTGGCCCTGGACGGCGTCGAGTTCTGCCGCCTGGCCGCCGGCCACGTCCCTCCGCAGGAGGCGGCGGCGGGCCAGGTGGGAGACAGGGAGGCGATCAGAGACGTCCTGTTCGCGGCGGCTTCACTGAGCAGGATGTAG
- a CDS encoding ABC transporter ATP-binding protein — translation MTEGGAVGSSAVRVEGLWKRFGQQVAVAGVDLELPAGRFIGLVGPNGAGKTTTLSMVTGLLRPDHGTVEVVGHDVWRDPVEVKARIGVLPEGLRLFERLSGRELLAYTGRLRGLPGAEVDKRATQLLDVLDLAGAQHKLVVDYSTGMRKKIGLAAALLHNPEVLFLDEPFEGVDPVSAQTIRGVLERYTASGATVVFSSHVMELVESLCDWVAVMAAGRIRATGTLAEVRGDAPSLQRAFLELVGAQSRDAGSDLDWLGGGAR, via the coding sequence GTGACGGAGGGAGGCGCGGTGGGATCCAGCGCTGTGCGTGTGGAAGGGCTCTGGAAGCGGTTCGGGCAGCAGGTCGCTGTTGCCGGGGTCGATCTCGAGTTGCCCGCGGGCAGGTTCATCGGGCTCGTCGGACCGAACGGGGCCGGGAAGACCACCACCTTGTCGATGGTGACCGGGCTGCTCCGGCCCGACCACGGGACCGTCGAGGTGGTCGGGCACGACGTGTGGCGGGACCCCGTCGAGGTGAAGGCCCGGATCGGGGTGCTGCCGGAGGGGCTGCGGCTGTTCGAGCGGCTGTCGGGTCGGGAACTGCTGGCGTACACGGGGCGGTTGCGCGGGCTGCCCGGTGCCGAGGTCGACAAGCGGGCCACCCAGCTCCTCGACGTCCTCGACCTGGCCGGCGCCCAGCACAAGCTGGTCGTCGACTACTCGACGGGCATGCGCAAGAAGATCGGGCTCGCCGCCGCTCTCCTCCACAATCCCGAAGTGCTGTTCCTGGACGAGCCGTTCGAGGGCGTCGACCCCGTCTCCGCGCAGACCATCCGGGGCGTCCTGGAGCGGTACACGGCCTCCGGCGCCACGGTCGTGTTCTCTTCCCACGTCATGGAGCTCGTCGAGTCGCTGTGCGACTGGGTCGCCGTCATGGCCGCCGGGCGGATCCGCGCCACCGGCACGCTCGCCGAGGTGCGCGGGGACGCGCCGTCGCTGCAGCGGGCGTTCCTCGAACTCGTCGGCGCGCAGAGCCGGGACGCCGGGTCGGACCTGGACTGGCTGGGCGGCGGGGCGCGGTGA
- a CDS encoding STAS domain-containing protein: protein MVVTFKVTGGEQGEWAVLQVSGELDLVTSPVLRQRVHDVVAEGHHCLVLDLSEVFFCDSSGVGVLIAARRLIRSCQGRLRLVLPARGAADGSHVNRVLGALGVRRLFDVYGDVGAALGDEGEPLSA, encoded by the coding sequence GTGGTGGTGACCTTCAAAGTGACCGGCGGCGAGCAGGGCGAATGGGCCGTGCTCCAGGTGTCGGGCGAGCTGGATCTGGTGACGTCGCCGGTGCTGCGTCAGCGCGTGCACGACGTGGTGGCCGAGGGGCATCACTGTCTCGTCCTGGACCTGTCCGAGGTGTTCTTCTGCGACTCCAGCGGCGTCGGTGTGCTCATCGCGGCCCGCCGGCTGATCCGCTCCTGCCAGGGCCGGCTGCGCCTCGTGCTGCCCGCCCGCGGCGCGGCGGACGGCTCGCATGTCAACCGGGTCCTCGGCGCGCTGGGTGTGCGCAGGCTGTTCGACGTGTACGGCGACGTGGGCGCGGCTCTCGGTGACGAGGGCGAACCCCTGTCCGCGTGA
- a CDS encoding SCO4402 family protein, translating into MTVQASENSSRRGRRSSTMGGMPVNDMPWWRWRSNVRSALHMLSDPGFQRDVWLAGADGFGDVTDAVYRLVEDTWLDHWSAEKYVGTIFRDAQEAALVDSAVLRVLRIMHQVGPDAPVAAYLEHEAWPEAVQAARDAHVQLATSDGEEPDAAPRSLEVLRIMTRSA; encoded by the coding sequence ATGACCGTGCAAGCTTCGGAGAACTCTTCCCGTCGTGGCCGTCGCTCATCCACCATGGGCGGCATGCCTGTCAACGACATGCCGTGGTGGCGCTGGCGCAGCAATGTGCGCTCGGCGCTGCACATGCTCTCCGATCCCGGATTCCAGCGGGACGTCTGGCTGGCCGGTGCGGACGGTTTCGGCGACGTGACCGACGCCGTGTACCGGCTGGTCGAGGACACCTGGCTGGACCACTGGTCCGCCGAGAAGTACGTCGGCACGATCTTCCGCGACGCGCAGGAGGCCGCCCTGGTCGACAGTGCGGTGCTGCGGGTGCTGCGGATCATGCACCAGGTCGGGCCGGACGCGCCGGTCGCCGCCTACCTCGAGCACGAGGCGTGGCCGGAGGCGGTCCAGGCGGCCCGGGACGCGCACGTGCAGCTCGCGACGAGTGACGGCGAGGAGCCGGACGCGGCGCCGCGCAGCCTGGAAGTGCTGCGGATCATGACGAGGTCCGCCTAG
- a CDS encoding sigma-70 family RNA polymerase sigma factor yields the protein MAKKDVPLRWDRKMQQRLARGEAAALGELYDRFASLVHGLAHRVLGDERAADAITREVFIHVWEHPDSYDPRQGPLRTWVATLTHRLAVQRLRATETAALAREGSGPTEELEHKVRLASVAARADYIVQSMPVPLRSALERAYFQRRDYRQTAADLGITEDEARRRLRLGLQLLSTAHDTEAPGAPPGYGGAV from the coding sequence ATGGCGAAAAAGGACGTACCGCTTCGCTGGGACCGCAAGATGCAGCAGCGGCTCGCCCGCGGGGAAGCCGCCGCGCTCGGTGAGCTCTACGACCGGTTCGCCTCCCTCGTGCACGGCCTCGCCCACCGCGTCCTCGGCGACGAGCGCGCCGCCGACGCCATCACCCGCGAGGTCTTCATCCACGTCTGGGAACACCCCGACTCCTACGACCCCCGGCAGGGCCCGCTACGCACCTGGGTCGCCACCCTGACCCACCGGCTCGCCGTACAGCGGCTGCGCGCCACCGAGACCGCCGCCCTCGCCCGCGAAGGCTCCGGCCCCACCGAGGAACTGGAGCACAAGGTGCGCCTCGCCTCGGTCGCCGCCCGCGCCGACTACATCGTCCAGTCCATGCCCGTCCCGCTGCGCTCGGCCCTGGAGCGGGCCTACTTCCAGCGCCGCGACTACCGCCAGACCGCCGCCGACCTCGGCATCACCGAGGACGAGGCCCGCCGCCGCCTGCGCCTGGGCCTGCAACTGCTCTCCACCGCCCACGACACCGAGGCACCGGGCGCACCGCCCGGGTACGGGGGTGCGGTGTGA
- a CDS encoding EF-hand domain-containing protein: MVSSEYERRIAARFATFDQDGNGYIDREDFYGAAKALLSEFAVAARSDKGQALYGGAEAFWQGMAGIADRDGDQRITREEFVNGAVKRLRDNPDRFAEIARPFLHAALDVADTDGDGAATTEEAGRVLKCLGVPEELAGPAAAALDEDGDGKVGEAEVVPAFARYFTVPE, encoded by the coding sequence ATGGTCAGCAGCGAGTACGAGCGCAGGATCGCCGCCCGGTTCGCCACCTTCGACCAGGACGGCAACGGCTACATCGACCGCGAGGACTTCTACGGTGCGGCCAAGGCGCTGCTCTCCGAGTTCGCGGTGGCGGCCCGCTCCGACAAGGGACAGGCGCTGTACGGCGGCGCCGAGGCCTTCTGGCAGGGCATGGCCGGGATAGCGGACCGCGACGGCGATCAGCGCATCACGCGCGAGGAGTTCGTCAACGGCGCGGTCAAGCGCCTGCGTGACAACCCCGACCGGTTCGCCGAGATCGCCCGCCCGTTTCTGCACGCGGCCCTGGATGTCGCCGACACCGATGGTGACGGCGCCGCGACGACCGAGGAGGCCGGGCGCGTGCTGAAGTGCCTCGGCGTTCCTGAGGAGCTCGCGGGTCCGGCCGCCGCGGCGCTCGACGAGGACGGTGACGGCAAGGTCGGCGAGGCCGAGGTTGTTCCGGCCTTCGCCCGCTACTTCACGGTGCCCGAGTAG
- a CDS encoding ABC transporter substrate-binding protein has translation MTGRRRTRSTFLPGLLTRHARHGVLSAGTAVACASLLAGCGVVPGTAGDVGDDTITVMTWAPQDTKATNKPGMPAFAEAYARWINAAGGINGRKLNVLTCNDHNDSVDAAKCARRAAKENAVAVVGSYSQYADSFFPSLEGAGIPYIGGYGITNAEFTSPLSYPVNGGQPTLLAGLGSALADCGPVALIRPDTLAGDQLPPLLDSGLKAGGHRPSTDQRAAEDATEYDGQAGRALRTTTRGAAEDGCVVPALGDRNSTFMDSFRRAREDYPEVRTATVLGSVDQTVIDATGGASGPYEGSYITGWYPVASDPRWNGMKRVIREQAFGDNRIDPADAGVQTTWIAYTVFRQIVESLGDGGVSADTVTEALDDGLEVGTGGLTPTLRWRFQDKLASVGFPRLVNANVTLQVVRDGRLVSARKGFVDTTKTLQDADVNY, from the coding sequence ATGACCGGCAGGCGACGCACCCGCAGCACATTCCTCCCCGGCCTCCTCACCCGTCACGCCAGACACGGCGTCCTCTCCGCGGGCACGGCGGTCGCATGCGCGTCCCTCCTCGCCGGCTGCGGGGTCGTCCCCGGCACCGCGGGGGATGTCGGGGACGACACCATCACCGTCATGACCTGGGCCCCGCAGGACACCAAGGCCACCAACAAGCCCGGCATGCCCGCCTTCGCCGAGGCCTACGCCCGCTGGATCAACGCCGCGGGCGGGATCAACGGCCGCAAGCTCAACGTGCTGACCTGCAACGACCACAACGACAGCGTGGACGCCGCCAAGTGCGCCCGGCGGGCCGCCAAGGAGAACGCGGTCGCGGTCGTCGGATCCTACAGCCAGTACGCGGACTCCTTCTTCCCGTCGCTGGAGGGGGCCGGCATCCCCTACATCGGCGGCTACGGCATCACCAACGCCGAGTTCACCAGCCCCCTGTCCTACCCCGTCAACGGCGGCCAGCCCACGCTGCTCGCCGGTCTCGGCAGCGCCCTCGCCGACTGCGGGCCCGTCGCGCTGATCCGGCCCGACACCCTCGCGGGCGACCAGCTGCCCCCGCTGCTCGACTCCGGTCTGAAGGCCGGCGGCCACCGCCCCTCGACCGACCAGCGGGCGGCGGAGGACGCCACCGAGTACGACGGCCAGGCCGGGCGGGCGCTGCGCACGACGACCCGCGGCGCGGCGGAGGACGGGTGCGTGGTGCCCGCGCTGGGGGACCGCAACAGCACCTTCATGGACTCCTTCCGGCGAGCCCGCGAGGACTACCCCGAGGTGCGGACGGCCACCGTGCTGGGCAGCGTCGACCAGACGGTGATCGACGCGACCGGCGGCGCGTCGGGGCCCTACGAGGGCTCGTACATCACCGGCTGGTACCCGGTGGCGAGCGACCCGCGCTGGAACGGCATGAAGCGGGTGATCCGGGAGCAGGCCTTCGGCGACAACCGCATCGACCCCGCGGACGCCGGAGTGCAGACCACGTGGATCGCCTACACGGTGTTCCGGCAGATCGTCGAGTCGCTCGGGGACGGCGGGGTGAGCGCCGACACGGTGACGGAGGCCCTCGACGACGGCCTGGAGGTCGGCACGGGCGGGCTCACGCCGACACTGCGCTGGCGGTTCCAGGACAAGCTCGCCTCCGTGGGCTTCCCGCGCCTGGTCAATGCGAACGTGACCCTCCAGGTGGTGCGGGACGGGCGGCTGGTGTCGGCGCGCAAGGGCTTCGTCGACACGACGAAGACGCTGCAGGACGCCGACGTGAACTACTGA
- a CDS encoding bifunctional DNA primase/polymerase produces the protein MFIVEETIAGTEAAQIPKQRGESLLETAVRYAEERHWDVFPGTWLEAVDGSQRCSCGDAACPAPGSHPARPDWATQATGSATVARRMWQKQPTASILLPTGRTFDAISVPETAGFLALARMERMELTLGPVTLTPDRRMEFFVLPGAAVKVPDLVRKLGWAVSSLDLTVLGEGAYVAAPPTRFGSRGAVQWACRPTPANRWLPDAEELISPLAYACGRDR, from the coding sequence GTGTTCATCGTGGAAGAGACGATCGCCGGCACCGAAGCCGCTCAGATCCCGAAGCAGCGCGGGGAATCGCTGCTGGAGACCGCTGTTCGCTACGCCGAGGAGCGTCACTGGGACGTGTTCCCCGGCACCTGGCTGGAAGCCGTCGACGGGAGTCAGCGCTGCTCCTGCGGTGACGCGGCGTGTCCGGCGCCGGGGTCGCACCCGGCGCGTCCGGACTGGGCGACGCAGGCGACGGGCAGTGCGACGGTCGCGCGGCGGATGTGGCAGAAGCAGCCGACCGCGTCGATCCTGCTGCCGACGGGGCGGACGTTCGACGCGATCTCCGTGCCGGAAACGGCGGGGTTCCTGGCGCTGGCGCGGATGGAGCGGATGGAGCTGACGCTCGGGCCGGTGACGCTCACGCCGGATCGGCGGATGGAGTTCTTCGTGCTGCCGGGGGCCGCGGTAAAGGTGCCCGACCTGGTGCGGAAGCTGGGGTGGGCGGTGTCGTCGCTGGATCTGACGGTGCTGGGTGAGGGGGCGTACGTGGCTGCGCCGCCTACGCGGTTCGGGTCCCGTGGGGCTGTGCAGTGGGCCTGCCGGCCGACGCCTGCGAATCGGTGGTTGCCGGATGCGGAGGAGTTGATCTCGCCGTTGGCCTATGCGTGTGGGCGGGATCGGTAG